A window of the Miscanthus floridulus cultivar M001 chromosome 14, ASM1932011v1, whole genome shotgun sequence genome harbors these coding sequences:
- the LOC136506056 gene encoding putative invertase inhibitor yields the protein MTTPPTLVACLLLSLLLAAAVAPVPAGAVCVPRGGHTKPGPPAKAKPKPKPTPAPAPPTPIAPGADIVRSLCLKTDYPDLCMSSIAKQPQPQLPGGKRLDGAGVLRLAMSAVRAKAAEAKAAAAALASDPKTQPLARNPLLDCVESFDDIAYSLDQAQKALAAGDRGTTGTMLDTVRTDVDTCDQGFEEREELTPVMAKHDAELAKLSSNCLAIATAAGLR from the coding sequence ATGACGACGCCGCCGACGCTCGTCGCCTGCCTCCTACTCagcctcctcctcgccgccgcggTGGCGCCAGTACCGGCGGGCGCCGTCTGCGTTCCGCGCGGGGGTCACACCAAGCCTGGGCCGCCGGCCAAGGCGAAGCCCAAGCCGAAGCCAACgcccgcgccggcgccgccgacgcCGATCGCGCCGGGCGCCGACATCGTGCGGAGCCTGTGCCTGAAGACGGACTACCCGGACCTGTGCATGTCGTCCATCGCgaagcagccgcagccgcagctgcCGGGGGGCAAGCGGCTGGACGGCGCCGGCGTGCTGCGGCTGGCCATGTCCGCCGTGCGCGCCAAGGCCGCGGAGGCCAAGGCCGCGGCGGCCGCGCTCGCCAGCGACCCCAAGACGCAGCCGCTGGCGCGCAACCCGCTGCTCGACTGCGTCGAGTCGTTCGACGACATCGCCTACAGCCTCGACCAGGCCCAGAAGGCGCTCGCCGCCGGCGACCGCGGCACCACGGGCACCATGCTCGACACCGTGCGCACCGACGTCGACACCTGCGACCAGGGGTTCGAGGAGCGCGAGGAGCTCACGCCGGTCATGGCCAAGCACGACGCCGAGCTCGCCAAGCTCTCCAGCAACTGcctcgccatcgccaccgcggccggCCTGCGCTAG
- the LOC136504633 gene encoding uncharacterized protein, which produces MEGGEGSGFDAAHMKRRRSSAARRPRPEGGGPAAEQRGNASPPSPSALSRSGPRRLLLTSDENATGPDGGNGRREFLLNAPSPERATKGSIRLRSEAAAGGSRKSEGSSSHGAHAPEGNRGSSPAGEKLGKVKLKIRNVLPKPNPDTPPAKPPRPVDSRHQQKHGHLTEGAKDSDRSTSSRDKKARKERSIEETMAQEQAGKVQREPSSDPVRKSRRLAKKSVDNEFDEDYDTSNLGTPEDWDGTREPKSKGNSSKKSTSKKGKNRSKVYGADNDFVTSRSGKKRSRESADDDNTEEEPTSDSEPDVEDTEQKTAIESPVNVRNEPLTTRRRALQSWMDGSSSSTVEFPDGLPPAPSRSKKDKLSEEEMLAKKAEAAQRRRMQVEKATKESEAEAIRKILGIDSDKKKEERKQKEREEKERATRAQNIAANSVRWVMGSTGTVISFPHAVGLPSIFDSKPHSYPPPREKCAGPSCTNDYKYRHSKLNLPLCSLKCYKAVQGNA; this is translated from the exons ATGGAAGGCGGCGAGGGCTCCGGATTCGACGCGGCACACATGAAGAGGCGGCGGAGCAGCGCGGCGAGGCGGCCGAGGCCGGAGGGCGGCGGCCCTGCCGCGGAGCAGCGGGGCAACGCCTCCCCTCCGTCACCGTCGGCGTTGTCCAGGAGCGGGCCGAGGAGGCTGCTGTTGACTTCGGACGAGAACGCCACCGGCCCCGACGGGGGCAACGGTAGGCGTGAGTTCCTCCTGAACGCTCCGTCGCCGGAGCGCGCGACCAAGGGCAGCATCCGGCTGCGTTCCGAGGCCGCGGCCGGTGGCTCCAGGAAGAGCGAGGGTAGCAGCAGCCATGGTGCGCATGCCCCTGAGGGGAACCGCGGTTCGTCGCCGGCTGGTGAGAAGCTGGGGAAGGTGAAGCTCAAGATTCGTAACGTGTTACCGAAACCGAACCCTGATACACCGCCAGCGAAGCCTCCACGGCCTGTAGATTCGCGGCACCAGCAAAAGCATGGCCATCTG ACCGAAGGCGCAAAAGATTCTGACAGGTCAACCTCTTCACGAGACAAGAAAGCCCGAAAGGAGAGGTCAATTGAAGAAACAATGGCGCAGGAGCAAGCAGGGAAAGTTCAGAGAGAACCTTCTTCAGATCCTGTCCGGAAGAGTAGGAGGCTTGCTAAGAAGTCTGTggacaatgaatttgatgaggACTATGATACAAGCAATCTTGGAACTCCTGAAGATTGGGATGGTACTCGTGAGCCTAAGAGCAAAGGAAATAGCTCTAAGAAGAGCACCTCAAAGAAAGGGAAAAATAGGAGCAAGGTGTATGGGGCTGATAATGATTTTGTTACTTCCCGATCTGGCAAGAAAAGATCTAGAGAATCAGCTGATGACGATAATACTGAAGAAGAACCAACCTCAGACAGTGAACCTGACGTCGAAGACACCGAACAAAAAACAGCGATTGAATCACCTGTCAATGTTAGAAATGAACCTCTCACAACACGCCGCCGTGCCCTTCAATCATGGATGgatggcagcagcagcagtactgTTGAGTTCCCTGATGGTCTGCCTCCAGCCCCTTCGAGAA gcaagaaggacaagctttCTGAAGAGGAAATGCTTGCAAAGAAGGCTGAAGCTGCTCAGCGACGCAGGATGCAGGTGGAAAAAGCCACTAAAGAAAGTGAG GCGGAAGCTATAAGGAAAATATTGGGCATAGACTCTgacaagaagaaagaagagaggaAGCAAAAGGAGCGAGAAGAGAAG GAGCGAGCTACCAGAGCACAAAACATCGCAGCAAACTCGGTCCGCTGGGTCATGGGGTCCACCGGAACCGTTATTTCGTTTCCACATGCAGTAGGCCTCCCCAGCATCTTCGACTCCAAGCCTCACAG CTACCCTCCTCCACGGGAGAAATGCGCTGGGCCATCGTGCACCAACGATTACAAGTACAGGCACTCCAAGCTGAACCTCCCCCTCTGCAGCCTCAAATGCTACAAGGCCGTCCAAGGAAATGCTTGA